The [Clostridium] colinum genome includes the window AGAAAATAAGAGATTTAATGTTACAATCAAAAAACCCTACAATAGCTCCATATGCAAGCAACAATGAAATGAGGTTTAGAGTTACAGCTAGTGGCAAAACACAAGAAGAGGCTATAAAAATTTTAAATCCAACAGTAGAAAATTTATATAATATTTTTAAAGACTATATATATGGAGAAGATACCGATACATTACAAAGTGTATTAGTAGATAAGCTTATAAAATATAATATGACAATATCAACAGCAGAATCTTGTACAGGCGGTTTGTTAGCATCTACAATAATAAATGTATCCTCTTCTTCTAAAGTATTTTTAAATGGTGTTATATCTTATTCTAATGAAAGTAAGTTATATGAACTTAATGTTTGTAAAGATGATTTAGAAAAATATGGTGCTGTTAGTGAGCAAATAGCTATCCAAATGGCAGAAGGTATTAGAAAAAAATCTAATACTAGTATAGGTATATCTACAACAGGTATAGCAGGACCTACAGGTGGAACAAAAGATAAGCCAATAGGACTTGTATATATAGCTATATCTATGGAAGGAAAAGAAACCATTTGTAAAAAGCTTAATTTAAAAGGTGATAGACAAAAAATAAGAGAAAAAACAGTTCATATTTGTTTAGCTAATTTGTTAAAATTAATAAAAGATATAAAGGAGGATTAAGATGGCAGATAAAAAATCTAAAGATAGCGTTATGGATAATATAGCTAAAGGAAGAGAAACAGCCTTAAAAAATGCTATTGCTCAAATTGAAAAACAATTTGGTAAAGGTGCTGTTATGAAGCTTGGAGAAACAACAAACAAAACAGTGGAGGTTATACCAACAGGGTCTTTAAGCTTAGATGTTGCTCTTGGTGCTGGTGGTGTTCCAAAAGGTAGAATTATAGAAATATTTGGCCCAGAATCTAGTGGTAAAACCACTGTGGCATTACATATGGTGGCAGAAGTTCAAAAAGCGGGAGGTATAGCTGGATTTGTAGATGCAGAGCACGCATTAGACCCAGTATATGCTCAAAAAATAGGAGTTAATATAGATGAGTTATATATATCTCAACCAGATGATGGAGAACAAGCTCTTGACATTACAGAAACAATGGTTCGTTCTGGTGCTATAGACATTATTATAGTAGACTCTGTTGCAGCATTGGTGCCAAAATCAGAAATAGATGGCGAAATGGGAGATTCTCATATGGGCGTACAGGCTAGATTAATGAGTCAAGCCCTTAGAAAACTTACGGCAATTACAGCAAAAAGCAAATGTATAGTTGTATTTATTAACCAGCTTAGAGAAAAAATAGGAATATCTTATGGTAGCCCAGAAACAACAACAGGTGGGCGTGCATTAAAATTTTATGCAAGCGTTAGGATAGATATTAGAAAAGGTGAACCTATAAAAAATGGTACAGATATAATAGGAGCTAGAACAAAAGCTAAAATAGCAAAAAATAAAATTGCACCTCCTTTTAGAACTGCCGAATTTGATATTATTTATGGTCAAGGTATATCACACGTAGGAGATGTTTTAGACCTTGGAGCAGACCTTGGTATTATTACAAAAGGTGGAGCATGGTATTCTTATGAAGAAACTAGATTAGGTCAAGGTAGAGAAAACGCTAAAAAGTTTCTTTTAGAAAATCCACATTTATTAAGAACTATTGAAAATGCCGTGAGAAAGCATTATGAAATGCCAGAGCTTGAAGAAATAAAAGAAAGCATAGCTAACACAGAGGCTAAACCTATTGATGATGATGAAGTTAAAATAGCTATGGAGGATACAGAATTTAAAGCAGATTTTGATGAAGATGCTTTGGAGATAGAGCTTTTAGCCAATGATATATCAGAAGAATAAAACAATTAAAATTTTTATATAAATTGTATATTAAAGGATTTTATCAACATATAAAATATAGCTTATTTTATTATGAAAAAATGTTATAGGCTTTGAATATAAATTAAGGACATAGATTTATCTATGTCCTATTTTTAATGTAAATGATAATTTATGTTTTTGTAAATTTATAATAGATATTAATATACTAACTGCTAAACCATATATTATAGGTAATAATGTTAAAAATAAGTTTTCTTTTGATAAAGAAAAACTCCAATAAATAGCAAAAAGTATAGAAATAGGTATGTTTATATTTTCTATAAAACTATTAGATTGTTTTTTTATTAATATTAATACTAAAGGAACAATAATAGCAATTAATAGGGAAGGTAAATCATAAAAATTAACTATTATAGTAGTAATATTATATTTATTAGGCATTAAAAATATGTATAATATAGTAATTAATAATAATATAATACTTTTTATTTTTATACTTTTCATAAATACATCTCCTTTAAATATTATTATTAATTAATAGTGTACTACTTTTTGAAAAATTAATCAATTATTAAAATATATTAAAAGTTTATCTAGATTTTTATTAAAAATTACTAAATTAATAAAAAATTATAATAATTTATAAACTTTAGCTTAATTTATTTATAAAAAATACACCTTAAACAAACAAGCTTAAGATGTATTTTTTTTTAATATTTTTTTTTAATATTTATTTTTTATTTTCTCTTTACACTATAACCACAATAGTCTAAAACTAATTCGCAAAACATAGCATTTGCCCAAGAAAACCATTCTCTAGTAAATTCATTAGGGTTGTTTACATTAAAGCCTTCGTGCATTAAGTTTGTGTTACCATCAGTAGCTTTCATTAAGTCTATAATTTGTTTTTTATATTCCTTATCGCTACTTGTTAAACCTTGCATAGCTAAAGAAATATGCCAAATATAGTTTATAGGAGTGTGAGGGCTACCAATACCTTTTGCTTTTTCACCTTCATAATAATAAGGGTTACCATTACTTAAAATAAAATCTCTTGTATTTTTATAAGTTTGGTCATTTTCATCTCTATAACCAATATAAGGAATAGAAAGTAAGCTTGGTAAGTTTGCATCATCCATAAGGTTATATTGTCCAAAACCATCTACTTCATAGGCATATATTCTACCATATTTATAATGTTCTATAACACCATAAGTTTCGATAGCATCTTCTATTTCTTTGGCAAGTTTAATACTTTCTTCTGCCAATTTTTCATCTTTAAGAATTTCTAAAGATATTTCATTTAAATATTTTAATACTACTACTGCAAACATATTAGAAGGTATTAAATATCCATATTGACAAGCATCATCACTAGGTCTAAACCCAGACCAAGTTAAACCTATATTAGATTTAACCAAAGCACCTTTGCCATCTCTAGAAAGGGTATCTGTATAATAGCAGTCTTTTCTAATGAAAGAATAAGGAGAGTTTTCTTCGTGATTTTGCTCTGTTCTCCAAACTTCTATAATTTTAAAAGCAGCTTTTTTAAATGTATCGTCAAAGTGAGATGTTTTTCCAGTATTTTTCCAAAGTAGATAAGCCATTTGAATAGGAAAACAAAGAGAATCTATTTCATATTTTCTTTCCCAAATCCAACCAGACATTTCTGTAACATCTTTTTCCCAACATTTACCATTATCAGTTTCGTTAAATGCATTAGCGTATGGGTCTAATAAAATATATTGCATTTGACGTTTTACTAAGCCTTCTATAAGGTCAGCTATTTCTTCATCTTTTTCGGCTAAAAAATAATAAGGTCTTAACTGACAAACAGAATCTCTTAACCACATAGCAGGTATATCACCTGTTATTACATAAGTAGTTTTATCAGGCATTTTTTTAACAGTAGTATCTAATGTGTTGGTGTAACAGTTTTCGAACATTTTTTTTAATTTTTCATCATTGCCTAATTTTTTATAAACATCATTTAATAAATCTTTCATAGATTGTGGTATTTGTTTTTCCATAATAAATCTCCCTAACAATTATTAAATATTATTTTGAAAGCATTGCAGCACCTATTAATCCAGCATTGTTGCCAAGAGTGGCTATATCTATTTTAGTTTTTAAATCTTTACCAAAAACTTTAGACATAACTTTTTCTTTTAAAGGTATTATTAATTTTTCGCCTTGTTTAGATATTCCACCGCTAAGAAGTATAACTTGTGGTTTAAATATATTAATTAAATTTGCAACACCAACAGATAAATATTCTATATAATCATCTACTAGTTTTATAGCAACATCATCATTTTGATTTTTGGCATCAAAAACAATTTTTGCAGTCATATTTTCTAAATTATTTTCTGTTAGGCTATTTAAAAGAGAAGAAGGGGTTTGTTTTGCGGCATTTTTAGCATCTCTAATAAGAGCAGTAGCAGAAGCATAGGCCTCTAAGCAACCTTTATTACCACAAGTACAAAGTTCGCCATTATGGACGATAGTTTGGTGACCTAGTTCGGCGCCACCAGCATAAAAGCCAGAATATATTTTATTATTTATTATTATACCACCACCAACTCCAGTGCCTAAAGTTAATATTATTAAATCGCTATAGCCTTTACCAGCTCCAGCTACTAATTCTCCTAAGGCAGCACAGTCGGCATCATTAGCAAAAAAGAAAGGTATATTCATATTTACTTTTTTACATAAATTTTGCATATAAGATTTAACATTAAAATTTTTTATAGGAATATTATTAGAATAATTTATAATACCGTTTTTACTATCTACCTCTCCAGGTATACCCATACCTATACCTTTTAAAGATGATTTATCTAGCTTAAATTCTTCTATTAATATTTGACACATATCTATAATATCATCAAATATTTCTTCTGTTTTTCTAGTAGATAAAGTTGGTCTAGTGTAAGATTTTATAATATTACCATCAATGTCTATAAGACCAACTACTATATTTGTTCCACCTAAGTCTACGCCTATATATTTCATCATAATCACACTCCTAAAATAAAATATACTTTATATTTTTATAAGCTTATTATAGTTTAATTAAAATATAGTGTAAAGGTGAATATTTATAGGTATAAAATAAAAATTATAGAAAAATATAAAAAATTATAATAATTTTATATAATGAAGATAAAATATTTTATGATTAATTTTTTCATATTTATACTTTGTATAAAAAATTTAATTACAATATTCAAATTTACATTGGATTGTGTAAAAAGATAGATTTTTAAAGATTTTAGCAATTTGTATAAGAAATTAGTTTTTATATATACTTAAGAAATTATAATAATTTTATTATATAGTGAACTAATTATATATATAATGGAAAAATTATAGTATAAGTAATAAAAATATATAAAACAATATTGACATAAATTTAAAAAGTTGGTATTTTTATATTAAATATAGAATATTAATAGCATAAATTTATTTAAATTTACTATATATATTTTGGAGGGGTAAAATGAAGTATAAATTAAATCTTAAAAAAACTATGGCTTTAACTATTGCAATAATGTTTATAGCATCATCAACTTTAGTTGGGTGTAAAAATCAAAATAATAATACTGCAAATGTAGAAAATAATATTACATACACTATTACAGAAGAAGGCGTAGATTTTAAAATGCCTAATGCTCCAACAACACCAGCTTGGACACCAGAACAACTTTTACAAGAAGATATAAAAGAAAAAGCCTTATATAACAAAAGTTTAATACCTTTAAAAGACAGAGTTAGCAAAGATAGAATATACCCTGTAAATTCTACTCAAAATAAAGACACAAGATTAGTAGCATTGTCTATTATGAACAGTAACACAAGCGGAAACATACCTCATGGCAGTAATAACTTTAACGCCAATACATTTTCTTATTGGCAATATTTAGATAAACTTGTATATTGGGGAGGGTCTGCTGGAGAAGGTATTATTGTACCACCAACGCCAGACGTTGTAGATTCGGCACATAAAAATGGTGTACCTGTATTAGGTACTATATTTTTTCCACCTTTAGAATATGGTGGCAAGGTAGAATGGTTAGACCAATTTTTACAAAAAGACGAACAAGGAAACTTTATTATTATAGATAAATTAATAGAAGTTTCTACTGAATTTGGCTTTGAGGGATGGTTTATAAACCAAGAAACAGACCCAGCACAAAGTAAGACTATGAAACCAGAACAATATGCTACACTTTTTAAAGAATTTTTAGTTCAGTTTAAACAAAAATCTAATAATTCTATTGATATTATATGGTATGATGCAATGACAAATGAAGGTAAGGTAGAGTGGCAAAACCAATTAAATGAGAAAAATAAAGATTTTATAATAGATGAAAAAGGTAATAAAATTTCTGATGATATGTTTTTAAACTTTTGGTGGACGACAGATAAATTGGCTCCAGAGCAACTACTTAAAAAATCTAATGAATATGCAAAAACTATTGGATATGAAAATAAAAACTTGTTAGCAGGTATTGATATGCAAGCTAATGGTACAACAACTCCTATTAAATGGGATTTATTAGAAAATGGTAAAGATACTCAAACATCTATTGGGCTATATTGTCCTAGCTGGTCATTTTTTTCATCTAATGGCGATTTAGACCAATTTCAAAATAAAGAAGCTAGAATATATGTAAATGAATTTTCAGACCCTTCTAAAGATAGTCAGGCTACTGGAACAGAGTGGAGAGGTATGTCTAAATTTATAACAGAAAAAACAGTATTAAACTCTTTACCATTTAACACAAACTTTAGTATGGGTAATGGATACAACTATTTTATAAATGGTGAGAAGGTATCTTCTCTTGACTGGAATAATAGAAGCTTAGCAGATGTTATGCCAACATATAGATGGATAATAGAGGAAGATAAAAACAGTACTAAAGCTAGTATAGATTATTCTACGGCTTATTATAGTGGAAACTCTATTAAACTTTTAAGTGATTTAAAAGCTAACGAATATTCTACTATAAAATTATTTAGTGCCGATTTAAAAATAGAAGAAAATACAGAATTTTTAACTTATGCAAAGGCAGATAGTGAAGTAAACCTAGAACTCAAATTAACTTTCCATGATGGTGAAGAAGAGGCAGTTTTTCAGCCGGATAAAACTCTTAATGAAAATTGGCAAACTATCTCTTATGACTTATCTCCTTATGTTGGTAAAAGTATAAAAACTATTAGCTATAAAATTTCTTCAACAGAAGATAAAAATGTAGCTATCAATCTAGGTGGAATAAGTATAAAAGATGGCACACAAAAAGCAGTAGTTACAGATGTTACATCTGTTAAAATAGATGATAGTTTATTTGAAGAAGAAGATACTTTAGCAGGTGTTAACTTATCTTGGGAGGCTACAGACAGTAAAGATTTAAAAGCATATGAAATATATAGAAAAAATGCAGACGGTAGTTTATCATTATTAGGCGCTACGTTAAATAATAGATTTTTTGTAAATAGCTTGCAAAGAACACCAGAAACTATGGAAACAGAATTTGTTGTTATGGCAGTAAATAAAGATGATATAAGAGGAAAAAGTGCTTCCACAAAATTAACGTGGCCAGACAATACTGTGCCTAAAGCAAAATTTAAAGCAGATAAAACTTTAATAGCTCCAAATGAAGAAGTGCAATTTACAAATATGAGTAATAAGTTATCTGAAAGCTTTGAATGGACTTTTGAAGGAGCTAATATAGAAACAAGTACAGATGAAAATCCAGTTGTTAAATATGAAAAAGAAGGAACATATACTGTAAAATTAAAAGCTAAAAATTCTAAAGGTGAAGATGAATTTGTAGCAGAAAAGCTTATTACTGTTACATCAAAGGCAAGCCAAGGGTTAGAAAATTTTGCATTAAATGCTAAAACAGAGGCTTCTAGTTTTGTTAATGAAAATGAAGCTCCTCAATTTGCCGTAGATGGTGATAAAACTAAAAAATGGTGTGCAGTTGGGCAAGATAAACATAATATAACAATAGATTTAGGTGAAGTAATACAAATAGCTAGACTAGATGTATATCACGCAGAGGCTGGAGGAGAAAGTCCAGATATGAACACAGAAGAATATATGCTTGAAGTAAGTGAAGATGGTGTTAACTTTACTAAAGTATTAGAAGTTGAAAAAAATACTTTAGGAACTACCTCAGATGCATTTAAGCCAGTTAATGCTAGATATGTGAAATTTACTACTTTAAAACCAACTCAAACTTCAGATTCTACAGCAAGGATATATGAAATAGAAGTATATGGCTTAAAATAACAAAATACTAAAATATTAGAGGGTATAGATAAAATCTATACCCTTTTTTAGCAATAATAAGATTATAGCGATAAGAGTTACTGTATAAAAAGCTAGCTTTATGTATAATATGCAAAGCCCTTTATACTATTTAAGATGATAAATATTTATTATTATAGTCTTTGCTTTTATTTATAAATTTTAATTTGTCTTCATTATTAGATTGAAGATTATCTTCAATATTTTATTATCTTATTAAAAATTTGTTCAGTTATTTTTTAATATTGATTTAATTTTATTTTTAGGTATAATTTATATATGTGCATAATTATATTTAAAATAAGAAGGTGATATCAATGAAAAATATTTTTAAAATAAC containing:
- a CDS encoding competence/damage-inducible protein A; protein product: MNAEIFSVGTEILLGEILDTNAKYIASELANIGIDVFYKTSVGDNEQRILEAIDNAYKRADIIISTGGLGPTDDDLTKETFAKYFNKKLITDKKSLENLKTYFSDEKMPLSNLKQADMPEGCKVLLNENGTASGCIIEEKGKIAVILPGPPKECIPMFDKQVKPMLQKMGNKILISKSLNLCGIGESEASEKIRDLMLQSKNPTIAPYASNNEMRFRVTASGKTQEEAIKILNPTVENLYNIFKDYIYGEDTDTLQSVLVDKLIKYNMTISTAESCTGGLLASTIINVSSSSKVFLNGVISYSNESKLYELNVCKDDLEKYGAVSEQIAIQMAEGIRKKSNTSIGISTTGIAGPTGGTKDKPIGLVYIAISMEGKETICKKLNLKGDRQKIREKTVHICLANLLKLIKDIKED
- the recA gene encoding recombinase RecA, translating into MADKKSKDSVMDNIAKGRETALKNAIAQIEKQFGKGAVMKLGETTNKTVEVIPTGSLSLDVALGAGGVPKGRIIEIFGPESSGKTTVALHMVAEVQKAGGIAGFVDAEHALDPVYAQKIGVNIDELYISQPDDGEQALDITETMVRSGAIDIIIVDSVAALVPKSEIDGEMGDSHMGVQARLMSQALRKLTAITAKSKCIVVFINQLREKIGISYGSPETTTGGRALKFYASVRIDIRKGEPIKNGTDIIGARTKAKIAKNKIAPPFRTAEFDIIYGQGISHVGDVLDLGADLGIITKGGAWYSYEETRLGQGRENAKKFLLENPHLLRTIENAVRKHYEMPELEEIKESIANTEAKPIDDDEVKIAMEDTEFKADFDEDALEIELLANDISEE
- a CDS encoding endo-beta-N-acetylglucosaminidase, translated to MKYKLNLKKTMALTIAIMFIASSTLVGCKNQNNNTANVENNITYTITEEGVDFKMPNAPTTPAWTPEQLLQEDIKEKALYNKSLIPLKDRVSKDRIYPVNSTQNKDTRLVALSIMNSNTSGNIPHGSNNFNANTFSYWQYLDKLVYWGGSAGEGIIVPPTPDVVDSAHKNGVPVLGTIFFPPLEYGGKVEWLDQFLQKDEQGNFIIIDKLIEVSTEFGFEGWFINQETDPAQSKTMKPEQYATLFKEFLVQFKQKSNNSIDIIWYDAMTNEGKVEWQNQLNEKNKDFIIDEKGNKISDDMFLNFWWTTDKLAPEQLLKKSNEYAKTIGYENKNLLAGIDMQANGTTTPIKWDLLENGKDTQTSIGLYCPSWSFFSSNGDLDQFQNKEARIYVNEFSDPSKDSQATGTEWRGMSKFITEKTVLNSLPFNTNFSMGNGYNYFINGEKVSSLDWNNRSLADVMPTYRWIIEEDKNSTKASIDYSTAYYSGNSIKLLSDLKANEYSTIKLFSADLKIEENTEFLTYAKADSEVNLELKLTFHDGEEEAVFQPDKTLNENWQTISYDLSPYVGKSIKTISYKISSTEDKNVAINLGGISIKDGTQKAVVTDVTSVKIDDSLFEEEDTLAGVNLSWEATDSKDLKAYEIYRKNADGSLSLLGATLNNRFFVNSLQRTPETMETEFVVMAVNKDDIRGKSASTKLTWPDNTVPKAKFKADKTLIAPNEEVQFTNMSNKLSESFEWTFEGANIETSTDENPVVKYEKEGTYTVKLKAKNSKGEDEFVAEKLITVTSKASQGLENFALNAKTEASSFVNENEAPQFAVDGDKTKKWCAVGQDKHNITIDLGEVIQIARLDVYHAEAGGESPDMNTEEYMLEVSEDGVNFTKVLEVEKNTLGTTSDAFKPVNARYVKFTTLKPTQTSDSTARIYEIEVYGLK
- a CDS encoding ROK family protein, translated to MMKYIGVDLGGTNIVVGLIDIDGNIIKSYTRPTLSTRKTEEIFDDIIDMCQILIEEFKLDKSSLKGIGMGIPGEVDSKNGIINYSNNIPIKNFNVKSYMQNLCKKVNMNIPFFFANDADCAALGELVAGAGKGYSDLIILTLGTGVGGGIIINNKIYSGFYAGGAELGHQTIVHNGELCTCGNKGCLEAYASATALIRDAKNAAKQTPSSLLNSLTENNLENMTAKIVFDAKNQNDDVAIKLVDDYIEYLSVGVANLINIFKPQVILLSGGISKQGEKLIIPLKEKVMSKVFGKDLKTKIDIATLGNNAGLIGAAMLSK
- a CDS encoding glycoside hydrolase family 125 protein — protein: MEKQIPQSMKDLLNDVYKKLGNDEKLKKMFENCYTNTLDTTVKKMPDKTTYVITGDIPAMWLRDSVCQLRPYYFLAEKDEEIADLIEGLVKRQMQYILLDPYANAFNETDNGKCWEKDVTEMSGWIWERKYEIDSLCFPIQMAYLLWKNTGKTSHFDDTFKKAAFKIIEVWRTEQNHEENSPYSFIRKDCYYTDTLSRDGKGALVKSNIGLTWSGFRPSDDACQYGYLIPSNMFAVVVLKYLNEISLEILKDEKLAEESIKLAKEIEDAIETYGVIEHYKYGRIYAYEVDGFGQYNLMDDANLPSLLSIPYIGYRDENDQTYKNTRDFILSNGNPYYYEGEKAKGIGSPHTPINYIWHISLAMQGLTSSDKEYKKQIIDLMKATDGNTNLMHEGFNVNNPNEFTREWFSWANAMFCELVLDYCGYSVKRK